From the genome of Legionella beliardensis:
TATGGTTGGTGACCAAGGGCCGGGGGTGCCAGCTCATTTAAAAGACGCTATTTTTGAACCTTTTTTTAGTACAAAACGTACAGGATTTGGGATGGGATTATTTATTGCTAAAGAGCTTTGTGAAATAAACCAATCTAGGCTTGAATTAATACCATCCGAACAAGGTTGTTGCTTTGCAATTATTATTGAACAAACAATCGGAACATTATAATGAGTAAGGCACGACTACTTGTCATAGATGATGAACCTGATATTTGTGAACTATTATGCCTAACCTTAATACGCATGGGATACGCCTGTGACTTAGCGCATACTTATCAGGAGGCTATTGCAAAGCTTAATACAACGACTAACTATTCACTTGTCCTAACGGATATGCGTTTGCCTGATGGGGATGGTATTGAATTAGTAAAGCATATTCAAAAAACAAAAAATCAATTACCCGTCGCTGTTATTACCGCTTATGGTAATGTAGAAGGTGCTGTAAATACATTAAAAGCTGGTGCGTTTGATTACTTATCTAAACCAGTTGATTTAAATCAATTAAAGGACTTAGTAAAAACTGCACTGGCCATGCAGGCAGAAGACAAGAAAGGGGGGTCAGATAAAGACGATGTTTTATTAGGTAAGAGCCTCGTTATGCAAGAATTGCGGAATAATATTGATAAGCTAGCTCGCAATCAAGCGCCTGTATTTATTTTAGGTGAGTCCGGTGTGGGTAAGGAATTAGTAGCCCAGCTTATTCATCGGCAAGGGCCACGCGCTGATAAACCATTTATTCCGGTAAATTGTGGTGCTATTCCTAGCGAATTAATGGAGTCGGAATTTTTTGGCCATAAAAAAGGAAGTTTTACCGGTGCAATTGCTGATAAATGTGGCCTTTTCGTAGCAGCTAATGGTGGTACGTTATTTCTTGATGAAATTGCTGAATTATCATTGCCTATGCAAGTTAAATTATTAAGAGCGATTCAAGAGAAAGCAATTAAGCCTATTGGTGAATATAATGAAATCTCAATTGACGTACGTTTGCTCAGTGCCAGTCACAAAAATTTACAGGATGAAATTCTAGCAGGACGTTTTCGCCAAGATCTATACTATCGTGTTAATGTTATTGAGCTACGCGTACCAACGCTTAGAGAACGCTTAGGCGATATAGCTATTTTAGCGAATCACATCTTAGCTAACTTAAGCCGCAAGCAGAATAGAACTATTTTGCCTTTAACGCCGGAGTGCATACAAAAACTACAAGCTTATCATTTTCCAGGAAATGTAAGGGAGTTAGAAAATATTCTGGAACGGGCAGTGGCCATGTGTGAAGGGAATACAATCACGCTTAACGATATACAACTACCACAAGCTACCCCGACTACCTTAGCTGCACAGCAGTTAAGTCCAAATTTAAATGCCTCTTTGTGCGAGCATGAAAAAGAGCTTATTCTTAATGCCCTAGAAAAGACTAAATGGAACCGCACCGCAGCGGCGAAGATTTTAGGAGTAAGCTTTCGCACACTACGTTATCGATTAAAAAAATTAGGCCTAGATTAGACTAGTTTATTAAGCTTTCTAAAGGCTCATCTATTTTGCTAATATCCGTTCTTTATCGGTTTTGCGTCAAATTTAGATTAATTTTTAGCCATATATTTTATATCTTCAATCATTGCTTCAGCGCGGGCGATTAAATACTGGTCTTTCTTAGCTAAGGCACGCGCCAATTTTAGCTGTCGCAATGCATCCCGCTGTCTACCTTGTAAAAGATGACATTGGGCTTCCGTAAAATACGCATAACCTTTTTGCTCAGCAGCAGCTTGGGCTTGCGCTAACTCTTCGCATAAAGGCAAATCATTTTTAAATTGTCTAAAACCTTTCAATAAGATGGTAACTGCCTGATCTGATTTACCAGCTAATCGTAATGTTTGCGCATAAGCCATTAAGGCAGCATAGTTTTCTGGGTAATTTAATTGTAATTCTTGTAATCTTTTTAATGAAGCCATAAATTGCTTACTGCCAGTTTCTGCTTGGGCCATCGCAATTTGATAAAAGAGATTGTTATTATCATTTTTGATCAATGGCATTAAATGTTGTTGGGCTTGTTGGTAATTATCGATTTTAATAAAAGAGATAGCATAGCCATATTGGCAGGCCGTATTTGAATTATGACGTTTACACTCGTGTTTATAATAAGTAAATAATTGTTGCGGGTTTTGGGTGACCGTTGTGCGAATGAGTTCTTTAAATAATTGGTAATCTAAATTATCTAAATATTTCTTATTTTTTAAATCAGCCGTACGACTTTCAGCTTCTGCAATGCGATCATCATCTAGAGGGTGGGTACGTAATATGGCTGGCAGATTAGCCGTATAGAAATAGCGTGAATGTTGTTGCAGCTTCTTAAAGAAATTAGCCATGCCTGTAGGATTTAATCCGGAACGAATTAGCATGTTAATGCCAATTCTATCTGCCTCTTTTTCATTAGCACGTATAAAATTAATATTGTCTTGAGCAAAGCCGGATAAAGAGGCCATTAATGCGCCGCTACCTAAGGTTGGGTTGACCGCGCCTAAAGCCACTGAAGCTAATAATGATGCAAGAAGGGGGATGCGCATTTGCTTTTCATGTTCTAGCAGGCGATATAAATGATGTAAACGCACGTGCGCTAATTCATGTGCCATAACGCCAGCAAGTTCACTTTCGTTTTCAGTCGCTAAAATAAGCTGTGAATTAAGGCCAATGTAACCGCCGGGGCCGGCAAAAGCATTTATCTCGTCGGATTTAACAATAAAAAAATAAGGCGAGAAAGAGGAATTTGAGCGTGTAAGTTGCCGGCCTAGATGATTAATATACTGATTTGCTAAAGGGTTGCGAACAATACTGTCAGATTGATTTATCTGTTGAACAAACTCTTTTTCTAATTCTTCGAGCTGTTTATTGGAATAAGGGGTTAAACAATAGGCATAATAGGTATGCAATTGTAAGCTAATGATAATAAGTAGAGTTTTGATTATCTTAAAGCGTTTAAGGATTTTGTTTTGGGCTCTTTGCTTCATAGGCTTTACTTTAAGTTGGATTTACTAAGCTTAGCTTGCATGCTGCTGTGGCAAACTCATATTAATTAGTTATCGCATACATTTAAAATTAATATATAACAAATATTAAGTTACATGCAATTTATGATATTGTTTCTACCTAATTTAAGTGTTTAATTTTTGCCCATAAATAGTTTAATTAGTTTCTAGATTAAGCATACTCTATGAAAATAGGTTTTCTCAAAATCCTCGAGGTCTCTACTCAATAATTGAATAATTTGTTATCATAGTCCCCTTTTTAAAGTGTTGTTTTAACTATGCACAAAGAGTTTATGATTGCCGCCCTTAAACAAGCTTGGCTAGGCCGAGGTGTTTGTGCGCCTAATCCTAGTGTTGGAGCGGTAGCTGTGCATGATAATCAAATTATTGCCAGCGCCTGGCATCAAGGCGCTGGCAAAGCACATGCAGAGCAAAGCCTTTTACAACAATTGCCGGCTAATTTAGATAATGTAACGTTATATGTCACGCTAGAACCCTGTAATCATTGGGGAAGGACGCCGCCTTGTGTTGCAGAAATTATCAATTCAAAAATTAACCGCGTTGTTTTTGGCTTTCGTGATCCAAACCCAGTCGTTGCTGCTAATGACACGCCACAAATTTTAAAAGCGGCAAAGATTAGCGTTGAACATTTTCCCTTGCCTGAAATTGATGAGTTCTATCAAAGCTATTTTTTTTGGACAAAAACTAAAAGGCCCTGGGTAACTGCTAAAATTGCGCAGACTTTTGATGGAAAAATTGCAGGCCCACAAGGTATGCGTGTATCATTATCAAATAAAATGTGCTGGGAGTTTACTCATCAACAACGTTCATATACGGATGTTATATTGACTACGGCACGCACTATTCGTCATGATAACCCAGCTTTAAATGTGCGCTTGCATGAAGTTTATACCAGCAAACCTATTGCTATTATTGACTCACAATTAGCGCTTACCGCAGATAAGCAAATTTTTACAACGGCGAAATATTGTCATATTTATCATGATGAATGTGTTGCAGTGAAGCAGCCAATCCCTAATTGCACCTATCATGCCATGCCAAGTCGTAATGGCCAATTAGATTTAGACGCTGTCATTAGCAAATTAGGCGAACTTGGTTATCATGATGTATGGGTAGAGGCAGGTGGGGCGCTTTTTTCAGCATTACATCAGCAATCATTAGTCCAAAAAACATACGTTTATCTTGTACCTAATTTACTAGGAGATGAAGCCATATCTGCTTATCAGGGTGATAATTTTTTTATCTACCCGCATCGAGTTTCTTGGCTTGCGCAAAAAGATAATGTGATTGCTTGTTTACTGTGGGAGAAGGCATGTTTACTGGATTAGTAGCACAGCAAGGGGAAGTCATTGTAAATGAAATTGGGAAAGTAGCCAATCGTTTGGTATTACGCTCATGTTTTAAAGAATTAGAACCGGGTGAAAGTATTGCTGTAAATGGGGTGTGCTTAACATTGCTTCCTGATAGTTTTGACTTGTTACAGTTTGATATTTCACCAGAAACATTAAGTTTAACGACGCTAAATAGATTAAAAAAGGGTGACAAAGTTAATTTAGAGCGCGCGATGCTAGCAAATAGTCGGTTTGGTGGGCATTATGTGAGTGGCCATGTTGACACCACGGCAGCTGTCTTAGGTATTATGCCTGTCGAAAATTTTCTTGAGATAACGCTAGGTGATTTTGGTAAAGTGGCTAATCTTTATCTACTGCCAAAAGGAAGCATTACCATAGAGGGCGTAAGCCTTACGATAAATACGGTTGCTAAAGAGGGTATTAAAATAATGCTAGTACCCCACACACTAGCAAATACAACACTCGGTCAAATGGAAATTGGTCAGCGAGTAAATGTGGAGTTTGATTATCTTACCCGGATTGTAGCACATCAGCTTACCGCTTCGGGGCAGTTAAAAGTTGAGGTTTAACATGACAAATTTTGCTACTATTGAGCAAGCCATTGCTACCTTGCAAGCAGGCCGTATGATCATCTTAATGGATGATGAAAATCGAGAAAATGAGGGCGATTTAGTTATTGCTGCTCAATTTGCGACCCCCGAGGCAATTAATTTTATGGCTCGTTTTGGGCGTGGGTTAATTTGTTTGCCTATGGCGCAAGAGTTAATTGATAGGTTGCATTTACCATTAATGGCTGCAAATAATCGTTCTCCTTATGGTACGGCTTTTACAATATCTATTGAAGCAGCCACAGGCGTTTCTACTGGCATTTCAGCACACGATAGAGCTCGCACGATACAAGTAGCAATTAATCCTGAAAGCGGTCCTGCTGATATTATTTCACCAGGTCATGTCTTTCCCTTAAGGGCTAGAGAAAAAGGGGTCCTTGAGCGGCCTGGCCAAACAGAAGGCAGTGTTGATTTAGCAAGACTAAGTGGATTGATCCCTGCTGCAGTCATTTGTGAAATTATTAATGATGATGGGAGCATGAGCCGACAGGGTGATTTAGTTACTTTTTCAGAACAGTATAATATTCCTTTAGTTACCATTAAGGATTTAATTGATTATCGCATTTGTCATGAAGAATTAGTTCAAGCTGCAGCGCAGTCAACTATTCCATTACATCAGCATGGCGACTTTTCAATGACAGTCTTTACCAATAAACTAGATAATGCTGAGCATTTTTGCTTAGTCAAGACGCCTAAGACTGCTAATCAAGTGCCTTTAGTACGTATTCATTCAGAATGCATTACTGGTGATGTTTTTGGCTCTTGTAAATGTGACTGTGGCATGCAATTGCAGCAATCTTTATCATTAATAAGCGAACAAGGTGGTATTTTAATTTACTTGCGTCAAGAAGGGCGCGGTATTGGGCTTGCCAATAAATTAAAAGCTTATGCATTACAAGATCAAGGTTATGATACGGTTGATGCCAATTTACAACTTGGTTTTCCTGCTGATGCCAGAAATTATGCCATTGCTTTTCAAATTTTAAAATTATTAGGTGTTGAAGCAGTACGCTTATTAACTAACAACCCTAAGAAAGTGCATGCTTTAGAGCGTTATGGTTTAATTGTTAGTGAGCGTATTCCTCTTACCATCGAACCGTCCCATGCTAATCGTGAGTATTTAAAGACCAAAAAGCTTAAGCTAGGCCATTTAATTACCATTGATTAGTTGAAGATAGCTTTATAGTCTTAACTAAAAATAAATGAAATTATTTAATAAATAAGTGCTGCTCACTTTAGTTTAAAAAATAAACAACTGGATAAGTTAAAGATTTAAAAATCAGATTACTTAGGAATTAGGTATTATTTCTTGCGTGATTTTGTTAAAATTTAGTCCCGTTTATATTTAAAATTGCTACAAGCGAATTAGCATTCTAAACGGGGTCTTTATGACAAAGTATATCTTCATTACCGGCGGCGTGGTTTCTTCATTAGGAAAAGGAATTGCAGCTGCTTCTCTGGCCGCAATTCTTGAAGCACGCGGCTTAAAAGTTACACTCATTAAACTTGATCCCTATATTAATGTTGATCCAGGCACAATGAGCCCTTTTCAACATGGCGAAGTATTTGTTACAGCTGATGGAGCAGAAACTGATTTAGATCTCGGTCATTATGAGCGTTTTGTACGCACAACCATGACTAAGCGTAATAATTTTACTTCGGGGAAAATTTACGAAACGGTAATCAAAAAAGAAAGAAGAGGGGATTACTTAGGCGGAACGGTACAAGTTATCCCACACATTACCAATGAGATTAAACGCTCTATTAAACTTGGCGCTGATGGCTTTGATATTGCTATGATAGAAATTGGCGGCACAGTGGGGGACATTGAATCGCTACCTTTTCTTGAAGCAATACGGCAGATGCGTATTGAGCTAGGTGTACAGCGTTCTTTGTTTATTCACCTAACCTTAGTGCCATACATCGCTACCTCAGGCGAGACAAAAACTAAGCCTACCCAGCATTCTGTAAAAGAATTGCGTTCTATTGGAATCCAGCCAGATATTTTAATTTGCCGTTCAGAGAAAGCATTGTCGGCAGCAGACCGTGCAAAAATCGCGCTTTTTACCAATGTTGAAAAAGAAGCCGTTGTTTCTCTAGAAGATGCTAAATGCATCTATCAAATTCCAATCATCCTCCATGAGCAAGGATTGGATGAAATTGTTATCAAGAAATTAGGGCTAGATTTAAAGCCTGCTGACTTAAGCGAATGGCAGGCCGTGGTTGAGGCGCAAGCTGTGCAAACTATGACTGTAAAAGTAGCTATGGTTGGTAAATACATTGAACTTAACGATGCTTACAAATCGATTAATGAAGCATTAGGTCATGCAGGTATTCATACGCAAACGAAGGTACAGATTGTTTATATTGATGCAGAGCTTATTGAAAAACATGATACAGAACTGCTAAAAAATATTGATGCTATTTTAATTCCAGGCGGCTTTGGCGAGCGAGGCATTGAAGGTAAAATTAAAGCAATACAATATGCACGTGAATCTAAAACGCCATTTTTAGGCATTTGTTTAGGCATGCAAACAGCTGTTATAGAATTTGCACGCAATGTAGCAGGCTTAGCTCAGGCAAATTCAACCGAATTTGATAAAAATACACCTCATCCTGTGATTGGTTTAATTACGGAATGGATGGAAGAAGATGGACGTGTTAATACACGTGATGAAAACACAGACTTAGGCGGTACGATGCGTCTAGGGGCACAATTATGCCAGCTTGAACCAGAATCTCAAGCGTATAAAATTTATAAAAAGCCAGCAATTATTGAGCGCCATCGTCATCGATATGAAGTAAATAATAAATTCGTTGAAGCGCTAATCACGAAAGGGCTAGTCATCTCGGGGCGCTCAAGTGATGGGGCGCTGGTTGAGATGATTGAATTAAATGATCATCCTTGGTTTATCGGTTGCCAGTTTCATCCAGAATTTACTTCAACACCGCGAGATGGTCATCCCTTGTTTGAGCAGTTTGTTATGGCTGCCCGCCTTCATCATGAGCAACAGGATAAAGCGATATGAAGCTATGTAATTTTGAAACAAGTTTAACAAGTCCTTTATTTTTAATTGCAGGCCCTTGTGTCATTGAAAGTGAGGAAATGGCACTAGAAACGGCTGGTTATTTAAAGGAACTTTGTCAGAGTTTACAAATTCCTTTTATTTACAAGTCTTCGTTTGATAAAGCGAATCGCTCATCAATTGCAAGTTATCGTGGCCCAGGATTTGAAAAAGGATTATTAATCCTTGAAAAAGTAAAGCATACGATAGGCGTGCCGGTTTTAACTGATGTTCATGAAGATACGCCTTTATTAGAAGTAGCAAGTGTTGTTGATGTATTACAAACACCAGCATTTTTATGCCGCCAAACTAATTTTATTCAAAATGTTGCTGCCATGGGAAAACCTGTAAATATTAAAAAAGGTCAGTTTTTAGCACCTTGGGAAATGAAACATGTTGTAGCTAAAGCTAAAGCAGGTGGGAATGAGCAAATTATGGTCTGCGAGCGAGGCGTTAGCTTTGGCTATAATAATTTAGTTTCCGATATGCGCTCTTTACAAATCATGCGTGAAACTGATTGCCCCGTTATTTATGATGCGACCCATTCTGTGCAATTGCCAGGTGGTAATAATGGTACCTCCGGTGGGCAGCGAGAATTTATTCCTGCTTTAGCACGTGCTGCGGTTGCAGTTGGTATTGCGGGAATTTTTATGGAAACTCACCCTAACCCCGATAAAGCGCTAAGTGATGGCCCTAATAGTTGGCCATTGCATGAAATTAAACCGTTATTGGAATCGTTAATTGAAATTGATAAGTTAGTTAAGGCGCATGCGCTATTATAAGCTTATTTATTGTTTATTGTAGCCTTGATGAACCAAGTGTAATCAAGGCCTTATAAGAATAGAACTTACAAATCGTTTGGATTAATTACTCCCCATATCCATTGGACTAATAGTGCACTCGTGGCTTAGCTGGCTTTCTAACTCCCGTAAGTGCGCTTGCTTTTGCTCTATATAGTTTTTTAAAGCCGAAAGCATTGGCTGCCCGCCACCACCACCCCCTCTTGTCCAAGTGCAAGCGGTGGAGTAACTAAAGCAAGCAAAATTGAAACCAAGCCCAGAATCAGCAAGTAAGGGAAAAAACTGTCCACCCTCAAGTTTAAAAGTCCGCCTAAATGAATTCTCATCCTCTAATACGTTAT
Proteins encoded in this window:
- a CDS encoding sigma-54-dependent transcriptional regulator translates to MSKARLLVIDDEPDICELLCLTLIRMGYACDLAHTYQEAIAKLNTTTNYSLVLTDMRLPDGDGIELVKHIQKTKNQLPVAVITAYGNVEGAVNTLKAGAFDYLSKPVDLNQLKDLVKTALAMQAEDKKGGSDKDDVLLGKSLVMQELRNNIDKLARNQAPVFILGESGVGKELVAQLIHRQGPRADKPFIPVNCGAIPSELMESEFFGHKKGSFTGAIADKCGLFVAANGGTLFLDEIAELSLPMQVKLLRAIQEKAIKPIGEYNEISIDVRLLSASHKNLQDEILAGRFRQDLYYRVNVIELRVPTLRERLGDIAILANHILANLSRKQNRTILPLTPECIQKLQAYHFPGNVRELENILERAVAMCEGNTITLNDIQLPQATPTTLAAQQLSPNLNASLCEHEKELILNALEKTKWNRTAAAKILGVSFRTLRYRLKKLGLD
- a CDS encoding M48 family metalloprotease; the protein is MKQRAQNKILKRFKIIKTLLIIISLQLHTYYAYCLTPYSNKQLEELEKEFVQQINQSDSIVRNPLANQYINHLGRQLTRSNSSFSPYFFIVKSDEINAFAGPGGYIGLNSQLILATENESELAGVMAHELAHVRLHHLYRLLEHEKQMRIPLLASLLASVALGAVNPTLGSGALMASLSGFAQDNINFIRANEKEADRIGINMLIRSGLNPTGMANFFKKLQQHSRYFYTANLPAILRTHPLDDDRIAEAESRTADLKNKKYLDNLDYQLFKELIRTTVTQNPQQLFTYYKHECKRHNSNTACQYGYAISFIKIDNYQQAQQHLMPLIKNDNNNLFYQIAMAQAETGSKQFMASLKRLQELQLNYPENYAALMAYAQTLRLAGKSDQAVTILLKGFRQFKNDLPLCEELAQAQAAAEQKGYAYFTEAQCHLLQGRQRDALRQLKLARALAKKDQYLIARAEAMIEDIKYMAKN
- the ribD gene encoding bifunctional diaminohydroxyphosphoribosylaminopyrimidine deaminase/5-amino-6-(5-phosphoribosylamino)uracil reductase RibD; this translates as MHKEFMIAALKQAWLGRGVCAPNPSVGAVAVHDNQIIASAWHQGAGKAHAEQSLLQQLPANLDNVTLYVTLEPCNHWGRTPPCVAEIINSKINRVVFGFRDPNPVVAANDTPQILKAAKISVEHFPLPEIDEFYQSYFFWTKTKRPWVTAKIAQTFDGKIAGPQGMRVSLSNKMCWEFTHQQRSYTDVILTTARTIRHDNPALNVRLHEVYTSKPIAIIDSQLALTADKQIFTTAKYCHIYHDECVAVKQPIPNCTYHAMPSRNGQLDLDAVISKLGELGYHDVWVEAGGALFSALHQQSLVQKTYVYLVPNLLGDEAISAYQGDNFFIYPHRVSWLAQKDNVIACLLWEKACLLD
- the ribE gene encoding riboflavin synthase produces the protein MFTGLVAQQGEVIVNEIGKVANRLVLRSCFKELEPGESIAVNGVCLTLLPDSFDLLQFDISPETLSLTTLNRLKKGDKVNLERAMLANSRFGGHYVSGHVDTTAAVLGIMPVENFLEITLGDFGKVANLYLLPKGSITIEGVSLTINTVAKEGIKIMLVPHTLANTTLGQMEIGQRVNVEFDYLTRIVAHQLTASGQLKVEV
- the ribA gene encoding GTP cyclohydrolase II; this translates as MTNFATIEQAIATLQAGRMIILMDDENRENEGDLVIAAQFATPEAINFMARFGRGLICLPMAQELIDRLHLPLMAANNRSPYGTAFTISIEAATGVSTGISAHDRARTIQVAINPESGPADIISPGHVFPLRAREKGVLERPGQTEGSVDLARLSGLIPAAVICEIINDDGSMSRQGDLVTFSEQYNIPLVTIKDLIDYRICHEELVQAAAQSTIPLHQHGDFSMTVFTNKLDNAEHFCLVKTPKTANQVPLVRIHSECITGDVFGSCKCDCGMQLQQSLSLISEQGGILIYLRQEGRGIGLANKLKAYALQDQGYDTVDANLQLGFPADARNYAIAFQILKLLGVEAVRLLTNNPKKVHALERYGLIVSERIPLTIEPSHANREYLKTKKLKLGHLITID
- a CDS encoding CTP synthase produces the protein MTKYIFITGGVVSSLGKGIAAASLAAILEARGLKVTLIKLDPYINVDPGTMSPFQHGEVFVTADGAETDLDLGHYERFVRTTMTKRNNFTSGKIYETVIKKERRGDYLGGTVQVIPHITNEIKRSIKLGADGFDIAMIEIGGTVGDIESLPFLEAIRQMRIELGVQRSLFIHLTLVPYIATSGETKTKPTQHSVKELRSIGIQPDILICRSEKALSAADRAKIALFTNVEKEAVVSLEDAKCIYQIPIILHEQGLDEIVIKKLGLDLKPADLSEWQAVVEAQAVQTMTVKVAMVGKYIELNDAYKSINEALGHAGIHTQTKVQIVYIDAELIEKHDTELLKNIDAILIPGGFGERGIEGKIKAIQYARESKTPFLGICLGMQTAVIEFARNVAGLAQANSTEFDKNTPHPVIGLITEWMEEDGRVNTRDENTDLGGTMRLGAQLCQLEPESQAYKIYKKPAIIERHRHRYEVNNKFVEALITKGLVISGRSSDGALVEMIELNDHPWFIGCQFHPEFTSTPRDGHPLFEQFVMAARLHHEQQDKAI
- the kdsA gene encoding 3-deoxy-8-phosphooctulonate synthase, translating into MKLCNFETSLTSPLFLIAGPCVIESEEMALETAGYLKELCQSLQIPFIYKSSFDKANRSSIASYRGPGFEKGLLILEKVKHTIGVPVLTDVHEDTPLLEVASVVDVLQTPAFLCRQTNFIQNVAAMGKPVNIKKGQFLAPWEMKHVVAKAKAGGNEQIMVCERGVSFGYNNLVSDMRSLQIMRETDCPVIYDATHSVQLPGGNNGTSGGQREFIPALARAAVAVGIAGIFMETHPNPDKALSDGPNSWPLHEIKPLLESLIEIDKLVKAHALL